Part of the Janibacter alkaliphilus genome is shown below.
GAGCTGCACCCGGTCGATCCCCAGCCCCGTCGCGTCGCCCAGGTCGTGCAGCGGCTGCAGGAGGGTGCGCTGGTCGCCTTCCCCACCGACTCCGGCTACGCCCTCGGCGGGCGGCTGGACGACCAGGCGATCAAGGACCGGATCGCCGAGATCCGCCGGCTCGACGACCGCCACCACTACACCCTGCTGTGCCGCGACTTCGCCCAGCTGGGTCAGCTGGTGCACGTCGACAACCACGTCTTCCGGGCGGTGCGGGCGGCGACCCCGGGGCCGTACACCTTCATCCTGCCGGCGACGAAGGAGGTGCCCCGTCGCCTGCTGCAGGCGAAGAAGAAGACCGTCGGGGTGCGCATCCCGGACAACGCCGTCGTGCAGGCGCTGCTCACCGAGCTCGGCGAGCCGATCCTGTCCAGCACGCTGCTGCTGCCCGGGGAGGAGGAGACGCCGGTCTTCGGGTGGGACGTCAAGGAGCGGCTGGACCACGTCGTCGACGTCGTCATCGACGCCGGCGAGGTCTCCACCGCTCCCACCACCGTCGTCGACTACTCCGACGGTGCGGCGGAGATCGCCCGTTACGGCTCGGGCGACCCGGAGCCCTTTGAGGGCTGAGCCGGGGTCAGTCCGTCGCGCTGCCGCCCGGGCGGGCCGCGGCCTTCGTCCGCCCGGTGCTCTTCGTGCCGCTGGTCTTGGTCGCGGCGCCCTTCGTCGCTGAGGCCTTCGCGCTCGTGCCCTTGGCG
Proteins encoded:
- a CDS encoding L-threonylcarbamoyladenylate synthase, whose translation is MATFVELHPVDPQPRRVAQVVQRLQEGALVAFPTDSGYALGGRLDDQAIKDRIAEIRRLDDRHHYTLLCRDFAQLGQLVHVDNHVFRAVRAATPGPYTFILPATKEVPRRLLQAKKKTVGVRIPDNAVVQALLTELGEPILSSTLLLPGEEETPVFGWDVKERLDHVVDVVIDAGEVSTAPTTVVDYSDGAAEIARYGSGDPEPFEG